The following proteins are co-located in the Candidatus Binatia bacterium genome:
- a CDS encoding acyl-CoA thioesterase produces MREPTLRVTMLPRDTNARGTIFGGVILSHIDLAGAIAARQHAARDYVTRSMHEVGFIAPVYIGDVVSFYAAVAREGRTSLTIRVEVEAERFSEPGRRVRVTEAEVIYVAIDGNGKATPIR; encoded by the coding sequence ATGAGAGAGCCGACGTTGAGGGTCACGATGCTGCCGCGCGACACGAACGCGCGCGGCACGATTTTTGGCGGCGTCATCTTGAGCCACATCGACCTGGCCGGGGCGATCGCGGCGCGGCAGCACGCGGCGCGCGACTACGTGACCCGCTCGATGCACGAGGTCGGTTTTATCGCTCCGGTTTACATCGGCGACGTGGTGAGCTTTTATGCGGCGGTCGCGCGGGAGGGGAGAACTTCTTTGACGATTCGAGTGGAGGTCGAGGCGGAGCGCTTCAGCGAGCCCGGGCGCCGGGTGCGGGTCACGGAGGCGGAAGTGATCTACGTCGCGATCGACGGCAACGGCAAGGCGACGCCTATCAGGTGA